The genomic window AAGGTGGAAGAGGAAAGGTGAAGAGAACCTAGACTTCTCTCACATCTTTCTCTTGTTTTAGTATCCATTTGAGGTAAGAAACCCAACTTAAATTATCAGAGTGAATGGTTTTGAGTTATATGAATTGTTGAATGTGTTACTAGTGATTTGAATGTGAAATTGTgaataacttattatttttatattgtttgatGATGGGTAATGGTTAatgtcatgaaaataaaatgggtAAAATTCCAATTGAAAGAACTGAAGAGGAAAAATTAGTAATGGGAAGTTGGGATTATTTGATGGAATTGTGATGGAACTTATGTATAAATGCAAGTAATTAGTAATTGGGTAAGGGTTGGATTGCAATGAATTGGAAGGAATTATACCTCACCCTTGATAATAGAATTATGGCCGGGATAAGATTTGTTTGAATAATTGGCGTGTAAAGGATGTGAAATTGTATTGAATTACTCTTTAGAAGGGTAAGAAATAGATTAGTTTTAATGGAATTAagagaaaacatgttttttttattttattttaacactaTTTTTAGTCAATACGGTGGTAATTGTTTGCTGTGGTTGTTATTGGATATTTAATTAACAGGATGAGAGCTTggtttaaatatataaaaaagtgaaaacGAATCTAAATAGAATGAGAATTTAATCTAAGAACATTATTGATAATGATGGTGCAGACCAGACTGCAAGGGTTGCGTAGACAATAGAGACTATTGTTCGCGTGCAGACCCAAATAGGTGTCCTTCACCTTGACCTCATGGATGATTTAACTGCAATTTCTTTAAATACACAGTTGCATGATTATAATCAAGAGAATATGCATTTCCGAACGAAAACTCTGGATTGATTGGCATCGGATTTTTGTTGGTTTCCAGTTGAAACTTGAGTGGGCCATCAATTTCTCATTCTCTGCCCGTAAATGGCTATTCTCTCTTTCATTACAAAACTAGCTCATAGCACAAATAACATGTGAGTGCAGCAgctattttaactttttagtcGAGAATGATTAGAGCTCAAACTTCGCTTAACACGAGCCTGAAAAAGGTTCCCGGCGAGATGAACCGATGCATGATCGATCGCAGATCACATCAGCAGGAAAATAAAGTGGCGTTTTGAACCACCTAGTAGCAGATCGATGAGAATCTGATTCCACTACGCAATTTTTTGCTCGATGTAAATAGCAAACTTTTAAGCTGCGTAAAACAGCAGCAAAGCAACAAGTATAAACTTGATAAGAGATATTCCGCAGGAAGTCTTTCTTGAGAGTAATCAAGGCGAAGTATATGTTCTTATTATCTAATTCAAGATTCTTTTGGGTTCTAAACAGTAATGAGTAACTGTTACACAACAGTTAAAGCaggaaaaaaatgggaaaaaaataagcTTCATCTTAAGACAAGCAACACATTCTGTGTTTAGACTTGAGCTAGTTCTAAAAGACAAGCCAAAATTTCTTATTAACTCAATGATTCAAACAGGGCATTCCCTGAGAAAACACTTTTCATTAAAGGTACTCATCTGTTGGTTGAAACTTTGATTTAGCAGCAGAAAACAAACTGCATGGGGGTATTCAAACAGGAACCACCTACAGGGGGCCTGGAAACGTGCCATTCGACCTTTGCTCATTCCATCTCTCTACCTGCCACCagataacaaagaaaaagttgGCTTACACAGCATTAATATAGCCAGGTCAGGAGACAGAAACGAACATTGATGCCCAATTCAACCTTAAAAGGTAATATTATGATCTGCAGCAATGATTCATGGTTATGATACTTAGCTCAGTAATCATCTAAAAACCTAGTATCAGAATGCAGCCCGAGCATAAATGAGAAGCTTAAATATAGCAGCCTAAAACAAGATGCCTCATGAACAAAGCACTGCTAAAAGAATATCTAATAGTGCTCCCGGATAACCAGAACAGAATTTGCAGTGGCAATTATAGATGTGCTTACAGCCTAAATTCAACAGAATCTGAGTATGGGTTTGTGGAAGATTTTGACTGTCACGATTATGGAGTTGGTTGTTGGCTGGTAGGGACAATATGGAGTAGAAGTCTGTTTGAGGATAACAGACCTATAAATGATGAGGAAAGTGCAATTTTGTCTTATGCTAAAGATGTTCAGCAAGTCTTGCTGCTATAACGGGCAAGACATCTTGACATCAGAAAAGATAGAAAACCTAATCGTAAGTGTAAAGTTGAACCTTGATGGAGCCCCTAAAGTTAAGCCAGGAATGCCAGGTGTGAGCGGTTTATTGTGTGATGAGAGGGGGTGCCCCATCTATAGTGCAGGGCCTGTTTCAATAAAGCTCTTGCTTGGCACTCTTTTTGGCTTACAGATGTTAGGAGGCTTTGCACACAAATTGGGACATCAATTGGCATGGATTTTAGAGTTCAAGAAGTTCATCCTAAATAGTTGATTCAAAGGTGACGCTCAAACAAATCAACACAGGAGCCAACCTGTGTGGATTCCAATGCACCTTTGGACAAAGAAATCTGGAGTTTGGAAGAGGACTTGGTTGTGAGATCACAGCAATCTTAAAGGTGATGAGCATGCTTATCAAGTTGAAAATTAAGATCTATATTTAGgacttggttttttctttcttcaacatCCCATGACATGACAATGGTATATATCAACGTAACACTAAGGTCTTAACTTCCGAGATTTTTATGCCAGGTATACATCCTTCGACATTTAAAGAGCATTAAACAGCTTTGGAATAGCCTGTTGTTGagagaaaaattaatatcatgCTCCTTAGTACATTGAAGATCTCAGATATACATACCCATTCACTAGGGCAGAGTGAACGATAATATTTGGCAAACTTATCACACTCTGAAGCATCTTCACCCTTGGCAGCTACGCACCTGgagaaaattataagaataaatgTTTTATCTTGGAAGAAAGAGTCAGCATCAACTTGGAAgaatgatgattaaaaaaagatggcagtagaagaagaagaaccatgGGTGTGGTTTCACTTACCGATGATATTCAATGTATCTGGTAAAGCAGTGCCTTGTTTGATTTGTAGTTGGGAATCGGTAATCAGCTGGTGCTGTCTCAATCTAAACATCAACAAGGCAATCCCATCACAAAATGAATATATGGGAAACATGAAGATGGAAGTAGAATGAATATGACACAATTATGCCACCACCACGAAGAATATCTTGATAAATGGTTACCTTAATCTCCCGCTTCTCTTCTGCAGCTTCTTTTCCTGAGTTCTCTTCTGTAGCTTCATTGGTTTcttcagcagcagcaggggtATCTTCACTGTTGCTTTCAGCAGTAGCGGGAGTTTCAGTGCTTTCTTCAACAGCAGCAGGAGTATCTTCAGTTTTTTCTTCAGCAGCAGGTGCTGGTGGTTCCTCAGCTTTCTCCACAATTTCCTCAGAAACAACAGTTGCTGGCTTCTCGTCTTCTTTTACTTCTACAGGTTTTGAAACCACATtggtcttctcttcttctcccttCAATAAATATTGCTGCATGCCATAGCATGTGAGCAAATGGGTTGGTTAATACTAGTAGCACGCCAATGCAGAAAACATTTCTTGAACATGCAAAATGACCAAAGGGCTGGAGGTTTAACATCTTATCACACTTCAAATTTTTCACTTGTGCAGGTTAACAATAAAGACATTTACATTGGTGAAAGGCAACGTTCGTTAGTGAgcacaaaatcaaatttgtcTCAAATTCTAAATGTGCAGACATAGCAAGTAAATGttgtgaaaaaaatcaatctcttACAAACCAATTTGCAGCTGAGTTCAGAGCATATGAACAGGTCAAACAGCAGCTGATTTTATACTGAAATAGTAGCCTATCTTGACGCCAACAAGAGTGCCCCTCAACTGTTAAAGCTTGGGTTGATCTGTTGATCAAGCTCAAGTTTAATGGGCATAACAAAACACAACAGCGAGGGAAAGGCATCAATCTATTGGGTCCCGATCCCACAAATACTTATCCTTTGGTAATTGAAACATATAGCCACAGGTTCATTTGAAGAAGCATTcgctttaaaaagaaaaggaaaacagagacAGAACTTGTTTCCAAAAATGCAAGTTAATATGACAGCATTAACACAGattgagacaaaaaaaattaacagcagCCGGCAGTACATCTGTAATTGCACATCTCTTATGCAAAACATATGTTTTTTGCACAATCTGTAGCAACTACAAATCGAGATTCTCACTCTTCCAcccaaaaaagggaaaaaaaaaagaatcaaccaATCAAAATATCACCATCAACGTTTTCCTTCATGATTTACAGCAAAAGAAgatccagtcaaagaaaaaagcGCATAATTATCCTCATTTTCGCCAATAATTTTCTACATGAAACGAAAACATACTAACGATCCGaataaagaaaatgcaaaaaaaaaaaaaaaaaaactttaagccgagcttaaaaatttagaaactcGAAGTAAACATTTGAACAGTGAGAGAGAGATGAGGAACCTCAGATAGGGTTGGGGCTTCGGTGGTTGCAACAGCAGTTTCCGCCATTTTgtggaagaagaggaaaaagcGATCAGCTTTGCGGTTGAGTTGATTCAACAAGAGCGAGCGGCCAATCAGAGTGATATCAAGAAGGCAGCGCTCGGGTTAGGTTATGACTTGTCCTGACCTCACCAGTAGTTTCGTTTTACTGCGTGTTACTGTGCAAGTAAAAGTTGGTGGAAGCTGAGTTACACGCATTGTAAGCCACGTTTCCATCTGACGGTAGTTTAACTTTAAGATAACTTTTGGAAGCTTCTGGCTTGCTGGCTCGGctcattatatttttcttggacCGATGAG from Populus trichocarpa isolate Nisqually-1 chromosome 5, P.trichocarpa_v4.1, whole genome shotgun sequence includes these protein-coding regions:
- the LOC7486579 gene encoding cytochrome c oxidase subunit 6b-1, which produces MAETAVATTEAPTLSEQYLLKGEEEKTNVVSKPVEVKEDEKPATVVSEEIVEKAEEPPAPAAEEKTEDTPAAVEESTETPATAESNSEDTPAAAEETNEATEENSGKEAAEEKREIKIETAPADYRFPTTNQTRHCFTRYIEYHRCVAAKGEDASECDKFAKYYRSLCPSEWVERWNEQRSNGTFPGPL